The Helianthus annuus cultivar XRQ/B chromosome 16, HanXRQr2.0-SUNRISE, whole genome shotgun sequence genome includes a window with the following:
- the LOC110944758 gene encoding uncharacterized protein LOC110944758: protein MTNGQPNHRNHASSSSGSTKAEKRKEYHKRYYAARKGNNKVSKFGSGDASQSASSISLMSNRSTERTPLRSLQTNITQFTQTTNENASSVSTIKRKEYNKGCSNTRNDNGMRISNGSQVNQTQIDDVTPTTTFPSVIDVVRHRTSRGIRIHPRTLLPQFAEVIDQPSFQDGSVQDDPYNFVYNGVPGEHRVLKERGACPNCGAKRFQYEFDTFCCMSGKTVLANLEIPEELYRLFTSQDEIGDMFRQNIRAYNTNFSFASMGVTLDDTLNNMRDGVYTFRAHKGIYHRIDQLVPRDGTPRRLAELGPLDNYRVTLNTSVELDQRVYNRPTTSEVAGIWVEGNDNITSYKRSIVVYGRSEYSQTIQPYFSCYDPSSYPLFFPNGESGWHGNIPRHGVSINEVRNNDNIEGEMEEANTQSGRTTVAMREYYCYKFQIRSTDNVLLFGGRLLQQFVVDVYIKTKTSRLEFCERNQAKIRAELYQGIVDCVNTGVVHANRVGKRIVLPASFIGGPRDMRRRFLEAMTLVQDDGKPDVFLTMTCNPKWHEICDNLHVGQTATNRPDLVSRVFRAKLEDLKDQLFKKHILGEVKAYVYVIEFQKRGFPHTHFLLIMYPQHKINNADHYDKVVCAEIPNKLTHPRLHEMVIKHMIHGPCGNLRSSSPCMQGDPKICRFRYPRQFNEPTTQGEDSYPLYRRRDTGIEVDLRGQTLDNRWVVPYNPRLLMMFNCYMDVEVCSSIKSVKYLFKYVYKGHDKQVIQVDQSEPGVVINEIKRFQDARYISPPEAMWRIFSFSLSQIFPAVLALQLHLPNNQMVRFRDDDLMPNIVDRERDKRTMLTTFFEINRNDETARVHLYKDFPKHFTWNGSTRRWSRRFGKKQRGRIVSANPAEGERYYLRLLLSNVRGPTSFEHLCTVNGQRCATFRKAALELGLIEDDEYLSQCLEKASTFQFPNALRRLFATIMIFCQPGDIRKLWNDHFDSLSEDHRLHCHSIERVQNMVLTEISVLVQSMGKNFNEFDLPKITDDVNLQDAGYRELQEEYGIVLEPEHLSAKDSLNPDQKTCLMRS from the exons ATGACTAATGGACAACCAAACCATCGTAATCATGCTTCTAGCTCGAGCGGATCTACTAAAGCTGAAAAACGAAAAGAGTATCACAAAAGATACTATGCTGCACGCAAAGGAAATAACAAAGTATCTAAATTTGGGAGTGGTGATGCCTCCCAAAGTGCTTCATCAATATCTTTAATGAGTAATAGGTCAACAGAAAGGACGCCGTTAAGAAGTTTACAAACTAATATTACTCAATTTACACAAACAACAAATGAGAACGCCTCAAGTGTTTCTACTATAAAACGCAAGGAGTACAATAAAGGATGTTCTAATACACGAAACGATAATGGAATGCGTATTTCAAATGGCAGTCAAGTCAACCAAACCCAGATAGATGATGTTACGCCGACAACCACATTCCCATCTGTAATTGACGTAGTCAGGCATAGAACATCACGAG GTATTCGAATTCATCCGCGTACTTTATTACCCCAATTTGCTGAAGTAATTGATCAACCTTCCTTCCAAGATGGGAGCGTGCAAGATGATCCTTATAATTTTGTTTACAATGGTGTACCTGGAGAGCATCGTGTTTTAAAGGAACGAGGTGCATGTCCCAATTGTGGAGCAAAACGATTTCAGTATGAATTTGATACCTTTTGTTGTATGAGTGGGAAAACTGTGTTAGCAAACTTAGAAATTCCAGAGGAATTGTACCGACTTTTCACGTCTCAAGATGAAATTGGAGATATGTTTAGGCAAAACATCCGTGCTTATAACACCAATTTTTCTTTTGCCTCAATGGGTGTGACATTGGATGATACATTGAACAATATGAGAGACGGCGTATATACTTTTCGTGCACATAAAGGAATATATCACAGAATCGACCAATTAGTTCCGAGGGATGGGACCCCTAG AAGACTTGCGGAACTAGGACCTCTGGACAACTATAGAGTCACTTTGAATACTTCGGTTGAACTTGACCAAAGGGTGTACAACCGACCAACGACATCGGag GTTGCTGGTATTTGGGTTGAAGGTAATGACAATATCACTTCGTATAAACGAAGTATTGTTGTGTACGGTAGGTCTGAATATAGTCAAACTATTCAGCCGTACTTCAGTTGTTACGATCCATCGTCGTATCCTCTATTTTTTCCTAATGGTGAGTCGGGTTGGCATGGTAACATACCACGTCATGGAGTATCAATCAATGAGGTTCGCAACAATGACAACATCGAAGGAGAAATGGAAG AGGCAAACACACAAAGTGGTAGAACAACCGTGGCTATGCGAGAGTACTACTGTTACAAGTTCCAGATTCGATCTACCGATAATGTGCTTTTGTTCGGTGGTAGGCTGCTACAGCAGTTTGTGGTTGATGTTTACATCAAAACTAAGACATCACGCTTAGAATTTTGTGAGAGAAACCAGGCTAAGATTCGGGCCGAATTGTACCAAGGTATTGTGGATTGCGTCAATACTGGTGTGGTTCATGCAAACAGAGTCGGGAAAAGAATTGTGTTGCCTGCATCTTTCATCGGGGGGCCTCGCGACATGCGACGTCGGTTTCTAGAAGCGATGACGTTAGTTCAAGATGACGGCAAGCCTGATGTATTCCTTACAATGACATGTAATCCAAAGTGGCATGAGATATGTGATAACTTACATGTTGGTCAAACTGCTACAAATCGTCCAGACCTTGTTTCAAGAGTGTTCCGGGCTAAATTAGAAGATCTTAAGGATCAACTCTTCAAGAAACATATCCTCGGGGAAGTTAAGGCATACGTCTATGTCATTGAATTTCAAAAGCGGGGTTTTCCGCACACACATTTTCTCCTAATCATGTACCCGCAACACAAGATCAATAACGCGGACCATTATGATAAGGTTGTGTGTGCTGAAATTCCTAACAAACTAACACATCCCAGATTGCATGAGATGGTTATCAAGCACATGATTCACGGTCCTTGTGGCAATTTACGATCAAGCAGTCCTTGTATGCAGGGTGATCCTAAAATTTGTCGTTTTCGCTATCCTAGACAATTTAACGAACCGACGACACAAGGAGAAGATTCGTATCCGTTGTATCGAAGGAGAGACACCGGGATAGAAGTGGACCTACGAGGACAAACACTTGATAATAGATGGGTGGTCCCATATAACCCAAGGCTTTTGATGATGTTTAACTGCTACATGGATGTTGAAGTTTGCTCAAGTATAAAATCTGTGAAATATCTTTTCAAATATGTTTATAAAGGACATGACAAACAGGTTATTCAAGTCGATCAAAGTGAGCCAGGGGTTGTTATTAATGAGATAAAAAGATTTCAAGATGCACGCTACATATCGCCCCCAGAGGCTATGTGGCGCATTTTTTCCTTCTctctttctcaaatctttcctGCTGTTCTAGCCTTACAACTTCATCTCCCAAATAATCAGATGGTTAGATTTAGAGATGATGACTTGATGCCTAATATTGTTGATAGGGAAAGGGATAAGAGAACCATGCTAACAACATTTTTTGAGATAAATAGAAACGATGAAACAGCAAGGGTACATttgtataaagattttccaaaacACTTTACGTGGAATGGAAGCACACGCCGTTGGAGTCGTCGTTTCGGTAAAAAACAAAGAGGACGTATCGTTTCCGCTAATCCAGCCGAAGGAGAAAGGTACTACTTACGCCTACTTTTGTCAAATGTCAGAGGGCCTACTTCTTTTGAACATCTTTGCACAGTTAATGGTCAACGGTGTGCGACATTTCGGAAAGCAGCTCTTGAGTTAGGCTTAATAGAAGACGATGAATATCTATCACAATGTCTCGAAAAAGCCTCTACGTTTCAGTTTCCCAATGCTCTTAGAAGGTTATTTGCGACCATAATGATTTTTTGCCAACCTGGAGATATTCGAAAGTTATGGAATGACCACTTTGATTCACTGTCTGAAGATCATCGGTTACACTGTCACAGTATAGAACGAGTTCAAAATATGGTTCTTACCGAAATTAGTGTCTTGGTACAATCCATGGGTAAAAATTTCAATGAGTTCGACCTTCCTAAGATAACAGATGATGTTAACTTACAAGATGCAGGTTATCGTGAGTTACAAGAAGAGTATGGGATTGTTTTGGAACCTGAACACTTGAGTGCCAAAGATTCACTTAATCCGGACCAAAAAACGTGTTTGATGAGATCATGA
- the LOC110944756 gene encoding ATP-dependent DNA helicase PIF1-like: MIEIFQGEEKVYYSFDEAEDDQRNFYPVEFLNSLNVSGLPPHKLRLKIGCPIILLRNIDPSHGLCNGTRLICKGFMRNVIDAEIAVGQHAGKRVFLPRIPLTLSEDDMFPFKLKRKQFPIRLSFSMTINKAQGQTIPNVGIYLPDSVFSHGQLYVALSRGISRQSTKVLVHLAKEFKQSGVYTSNVVYQEVLRD, from the coding sequence ATGATTGaaatttttcaaggggaggaaaAAGTTTATTACAGTTTTGATGAAGCTGAAGACGATCAGCGCAACTTCTATCCAGTCGAGTTCTTAAACTCGCTAAATGTTAGTGGTTTGCCGCCTCATAAGCTTCGTTTAAAAATTGGATGCCCAATAATATTGTTACGTAATATCGATCCATCACATGGCCTGTGTAATGGCACGCGATTGATATGTAAGGGTTTCATGCGAAATGTTATTGATGCGGAAATTGCAGTCGGTCAACATGCCGGCAAAAGAGTTTTTTTGCCAAGAATCCCTCTAACCCTTTCTGAAGATGACATGTTCCCATTCAAGctgaaaagaaaacaatttccaATTCGACTTAGCTTTTCCATGACGATTAATAAAGCTCAAGGTCAAACAATTCCGAACGTTGGTATTTATCTTCCGGATTCTGTATTTTCACATGGACAACTTTATGTCGCGTTATCAAGAGGGATTTCAAGACAAAGTACGAAGGTGTTGGTACATCTCGCCAAAGAATTCAAACAAAGCGGAGTTTACACATCAAATGTTGTCTACCAGGAAGTGTTGCGTGATTAA
- the LOC110944757 gene encoding ATP-dependent DNA helicase pif1-like, translating into MMHVDNDLPGVFFIDGPGGTGKTFLYIALLTEIRSRGLIALATASSGAAANNMPGGRTAHSRFKIPLNLENKSMCNIKKQSGAAKLIRATKIIIWDEASMAKRQAIEAVDRTFQDIIGVSLPFGGKIMVMGGDFRQVLPVIKRGTRAQIVDSSVRMSPLWSLTKKMRLTINMRALKDPWFSKFLLRVGDGTKEPIEGNYIRIPDDMTIQCNNRENAIKELIHPSFHQLKIMYIL; encoded by the coding sequence ATGATGCATGTTGATAATGATCTTCCAGGCGTGTTCTTTATTGATGGTCCAGGTGGAACTGGAAAAACATTTTTGTACATTGCCTTGCTTACTGAAATTCGGTCACGTGGTCTTATTGCTCTCGCAACAGCTTCATCAGGTGCAGCGGCTAATAATATGCCAGGAGGTAGAACGGCTCACTCGAGATTCAAGATTCCTCTTAATCTTGAAAATAAATCAATGTGCAATATCAAAAAACAGAGTGGGGCCGCTAAACTGATTCGGGCTACCAAAATAATCATATGGGATGAAGCGTCGATGGCTAAACGACAGGCGATAGAGGCAGTCGATCGTACATTCCAAGACATTATAGGTGTTAGTCTCCCATTTGGTGGAAAGATAATGGTTATGGGAGGTGACTTCAGACAAGTGTTGCCTGTTATTAAACGTGGCACTCGAGCACAGATTGTAGACTCCAGCGTACGAATGTCACCTCTTTGGTCTTTGACTAAGAAGATGCGGTTGACCATAAATATGAGAGCGCTAAAAGATCCATGGTTTtctaaatttcttttaagggTCGGCGATGGAACTAAAGAACCAATCGAAGGAAACTATATCCGCATACCCGATGACATGACAATTCAGTGCAACAACAGAGAAAATGCTATAAAAGAATTGATCCATCCATCTTTCCATCAATTGAAGATAATGTATATTCTTTAG
- the LOC110944759 gene encoding putative F-box only protein 15 encodes MADLPVHTIVFEILTRVPAKDVGRSKSVCKQWYALLSTQDFVRIHCSRSLVSSNQRVLLIDDLTCSVHPIIFQSNDYGPSSILTFPFHHQNNDVSILSHLNGLLCVCLNHTYELLLWNPTTTAFKHLSTPDSHGFYINNLDAVGLYVDADDDYKVLHIKRRIGVLGIYVYSREVDSWRNIPFITRQEYLSPHFNWSAGTFCGGTLYFIVYECWIGGTNVVICFDVNLEQFKEISFPPVPSTGMVQGVLVNVKNELHMFASTGMFEMTIDLWTLQGDYWIKVLSCPPIPPISLSLWCDITHYVTNGNWFVMTKLGKLFTIEMDMKPLECFCPVTWFRGFKGAVFVETIVSPSI; translated from the coding sequence ATGGCTGACCTTCCTGTTCATACAATCGTGTTTGAGATATTAACGAGGGTGCCAGCGAAGGATGTAGGCCGTTCTAAGAGTGTATGTAAGCAATGGTACGCGTTACTGTCAACACAAGATTTCGTAAGGATACATTGTTCTCGCTCATTAGTTTCATCTAACCAGAGAGTTCTACTAATTGACGACCTAACATGCTCTGTTCATCCGATCATCTTTCAATCCAATGACTATGGGCCAAGCTCCATACTTACATTTCCATTCCATCACCAAAATAATGATGTCTCAATACTTTCACATTTGAACGGATTGTTGTGTGTTTGCTTGAATCATACATACGAGCTGcttctttggaatccaacaacTACTGCTTTCAAGCATTTGTCAACCCCTGATTCTCATGGATTCTATATAAATAACCTTGATGCCGTTGGTTTGTACGTTGACGCTGATGATGATTACAAGGTCTTGCATATAAAGCGTAGGATTGGTGTACTTGGTATCTATGTTTATTCTAGGGAAGTAGACTCCTGGAGAAATATTCCTTTCATAACAAGACAAGAGTACCTAAGCCCTCATTTCAATTGGTCAGCTGGCACATTTTGTGGTGGTACTCTATATTTCATTGTTTACGAATGTTGGATTGGAGGTACGAATGTGGTGATTTGTTTTGATGTTAATTTGGAGCAGTTCAAGGAGATAAGCTTTCCACCCGTTCCTTCTACAGGAATGGTTCAAGGTGTTTTAGTGAATGTAAAAAATGAGCTTCACATGTTTGCTAGCACTGGCATGTTTGAGATGACAATTGACCTATGGACGCTACAAGGGGATTACTGGATTAAGGTCTTATCATGTCCTCCGATCCCCCCGATATCATTGTCATTGTGGTGCGATATAACACATTATGTGACAAATGGTAATTGGTTTGTGATGACTAAATTAGGGAAGTTGTTTACAATTGAAATGGATATGAAGCCCTTAGAATGTTTTTGTCCTGTTACTTGGTTTCGAGGTTTTAAGGGTGCGGTGTTTGTGGAGACCATTGTTTCACCAAGTATTTAG